TTAGCTTTGTCGTAAATCGAAATGAAGCGGGTTTGTTTTCACAAGCCTGAAGACGTCAAAAGCGCAAGTTCCATACAAACCTTATGCTTAATGAAAGGACAAACACAAACACTCACACATTTTTAGACTTATTCAGTCATGTCAGCCTGTCAGGTGCTTACTTATGATGCCAATTCAGAATGAAAACTAGGGAGCGAGCATCACCGTTTGTCCATGAAAACGTTAGCCTCTCAGAAATGCTAGTGAAATGCATGAGGCAGATCATGAAGGTCTGTGCTCGGAACGATACCGAACACCTTCATGATAATCGCTGATGACTCGTCTGTCGGTGACGTTAGGCAGTTCAGTTACTCAATGATAATTAGGAAATCTgggtaattttttttcgttttccttatccaagaaaaaaaacaggatCAAAAGCAAGTTCCTCTTTTTCTGAGTAGCCCTCATTAGTTGTAATATCTTGTTGAAATTCTTTTCCATTTGGTCATTTTCATGATCGTAATTTTGATTGTAAAGTTATGGATTAGACTGCAATCAAGCTATTTTGTCATTTGACACGCGGGATATATGTCAAGTGGATTCACAAAATCTTCATAACAGGAACTCGAATCTTCCTAGGTTTCCCAGAAATCTGTCACGAACTCACTATTCGAGTCACGCGAACTTGTAAAATGCAAGAATGTAAAGTTGTGCAGTCAGCTAGGTATGCCACAACTTGATCGGTGGTATTCAATATACATCTTCTCTTTCTCAGGTCGTCAGTGAGGTGAGAGGTGAAGTTTGCGATAAGCTATCCAATATGCATATGCCTTGGAAAAAATATGATGTCACCCCAGTGCCCAAGATTGCGGGAATCTATGCAATCGGCCAGAAAATTGGAAGCAAGGAAACCGAGTACTTGTACATTGGCCGATCAAATGATGTCAAGAGACGACTGCAGGAGCACAGGGCCCCAACGCCAAAACAAGCTATTGACAAGATAGTGGCTGGCAAATTTACACAGGACAAGCAGTCTGAGCTAAGGATCAAGTATGTCTCTGAACAGAAACAAAAGTCAAAAGAAGGTGCTTATATTGACTGTATGACAAAGAAGAATAAATATCGTCCTGTGCTGAACAAGCGGGCCGGAGACGGTTGTACGTCCTGTGCAGGAGGTCGAAATGGCAATCCCCAGAAGAATGACCGTAAAATTCGGACGTCCGGTGGAGCTCCTGCTGTGAGATACTCGAAGAGTGCAAAAGTGGGATCAACCGGAGGCCATAAAGTTCGATCATCAGTTAGCCCCAAAG
Above is a window of Montipora capricornis isolate CH-2021 chromosome 6, ASM3666992v2, whole genome shotgun sequence DNA encoding:
- the LOC138051178 gene encoding uncharacterized protein, whose translation is MMNFKLIYAISLWLGLIVVSEVRGEVCDKLSNMHMPWKKYDVTPVPKIAGIYAIGQKIGSKETEYLYIGRSNDVKRRLQEHRAPTPKQAIDKIVAGKFTQDKQSELRIKYVSEQKQKSKEGAYIDCMTKKNKYRPVLNKRAGDGCTSCAGGRNGNPQKNDRKIRTSGGAPAVRYSKSAKVGSTGGHKVRSSVSPKARSPGATSSVRSSGGPKMRPSGGAKLRSPSGGHSIRSSASPKVRSGGRGSFRSFG